In one window of Lynx canadensis isolate LIC74 chromosome A3, mLynCan4.pri.v2, whole genome shotgun sequence DNA:
- the SNPH gene encoding syntaphilin translates to MPGSGPNERMTWPGPALPAAPPTRPLSSAPGTPPIPPLTRTRSLMAMSLPGSRRASAGSRRRTSPPVSVRDAYGTSSLSSSSNSGSCKGSDSSPTPRRSMKYTLCSDNHGVKPPTPEQYLTPLQQKEVCIRHLKARLKDTQDRLQDRDTEIDDLKTQLSRMQEDWIEEECHRVEAQLALKEARKEIKQLKQVIDTVKNNLIDKDKGLQKYFVDINIQNKKLETLLHSMEVAQDGMAKEDGAGESAGGSPARSLTRSSTYTKLSDPAVCGDRPPGEQPGASGEDGADSGFAVTDDTLSRTDALEASSLLSSGVDCGPEEGSLHGGFSLGPRFPASNTYEKLLCGTEAGVQASCVQERAIQTDFVQYQPDLDTILEKVTRAQVCGAVPESGHGCPEPEPRPPGPKDPDSAVVVTVGDELEAPEPVTRGPSPHRPGADPSPSVSVACPVEDEEEVAAAEKEPKSYWSRHYIVDLLAVVVPAVPTVAWLCRSQRRQGQPIYNISSLLRGCCTVALHSIRRISCRSLSQQGPGGPGGGSQL, encoded by the exons ATGCCAGGCAGCGGCCCCAACGAGAGGATGACATGGCCTGGTCCGGCCCTCCCCGCGGCCCCCCCAACGCGCCCTCTCTCCTCAGCCCCGGGGACACCGCCCATCCCGCCCCTCACCCGGACCCGCAGCCTCATGGCCATGTCCCTGCCGGGCAGTAGACGGGCCTCTGCTGGATCCCGCAG gcgCACCTCTCCGCCAGTGAGCGTGCGGGACGCCTACGGCACCTCCTctctcagcagcagcagcaactcGGGCTCCTGCAAGGGCAGCGACAGCAGCCCCACGCCCAG GCGCTCCATGAAGTACACTCTGTGCAGCGACAACCATGGCgtcaagccccccaccccagagcagTACCTGACCCCACTGCAGCAGAAGGAGGTATGCATCCGGCACCTGAAGGCGCGGCTGAAGGACACGCAGGACCGGCTCCAGGACCG GGACACGGAGATTGATGACCTGAAGACACAGCTGTCGCGCATGCAGGAGGACTGGATCGAGGAGGAGTGCCACCGCGTGGAGGCCCAGCTGGCCTTGAAGGAGGCCCGCAAGGAGATCAAGCAGCTCAAGCAGGTCATTGACACGGTCAAGAACAACCTCATTGACAAGGACAAGGGGCTGCAGAAGTACTTCGTGGACATCAACATCCAGAACAAGAAGCTGGAGACGCTGCTGCACAGCATGGAGGTGGCCCAGGACGGCATGGCCAAGGAGGATGGCGCCGGGGAGTCGGCCGGCGGGTCCCCCGCCCGCTCCCTCACCCGCAGCTCCACCTACACCAAGCTGAGTGACCCGGCCGTGTGCGGGGACCGGCCCCCCGGCGAGCAGCCCGGGGCTTCGGGCGAGGACGGGGCTGACAGCGGCTTCGCGGTGACCGACGACACGCTGAGCCGGACGGACGCGCTGGAGGCCAGCAGCCTGCTGTCGTCGGGCGTGGACTGCGGCCCCGAGGAGGGCTCGCTGCACGGCGGCTTCAGCCTGGGCCCCCGCTTCCCTGCCAGCAACACCTACGAGAAGCTGCTGTGTGGCACGGAGGCCGGCGTGCAGGCCAGCTGCGTGCAGGAGCGTGCCATCCAGACAGACTTCGTGCAGTACCAGCCGGACCTGGACACCATCCTGGAGAAAGTGACCAGGGCCCAGGTCTGCGGGGCGGTCCCCGAATCAGGGCACGGGTGCCCGGAGCCGGAGCCCCGCCCCCCGGGGCCCAAAGACCCCGACTCGGCCGTGGTGGTGACGGTGGGTGACGAGCTCGAGGCCCCCGAGCCCGTCACCCGAGGGCCGAGCCCGCACCGGCCCGGTGCCGACCCCAGCCCGTCGGTGAGCGTGGCGTGCCCCGTGGAAGACGAGGAGGAGGTGGCCGCGGCCGAGAAGGAGCCCAAGAGCTACTGGAGCCGCCACTACATCGTGGATCTGCTGGCCGTGGTGGTGCCGGCCGTGCCCACGGTGGCCTGGCTGTGCCGCTCGCAGCGACGCCAGGGCCAGCCCATTTACAACATCAGCTCCCTGCTGCGGGGCTGCTGCACGGTGGCCTTGCACTCCATCCGCAGGATCAGCTGCCGCTCGCTGAGCCAGCAGGGCCCGGGCGGGCCGGGCGGCGGCTCCCAGCTGTGA